In the genome of Burkholderia diffusa, one region contains:
- a CDS encoding TIGR02594 family protein encodes MAVALAELGIRRFPPGSVNPRIVEYNNHTNLVGYDDKISWCSSFVNWCMTHAGIRGTGSALARSWLDWGRPLERPVYGCIAILTRDDPASWKGHVGFYLRHDDERVYLFGGNQLEEVRELAYPVSEVIGYRWPDAG; translated from the coding sequence ATGGCCGTCGCACTGGCCGAGTTGGGCATCCGCCGCTTTCCGCCCGGCAGCGTCAATCCGCGCATCGTCGAATACAACAACCACACGAACCTCGTCGGCTACGACGACAAGATTTCGTGGTGCTCGTCGTTCGTCAACTGGTGCATGACGCACGCCGGCATTCGTGGCACCGGGTCGGCGCTCGCGCGTTCGTGGCTCGACTGGGGGCGGCCGCTGGAGCGTCCGGTGTACGGCTGCATCGCGATCCTGACGCGCGACGACCCCGCGAGCTGGAAGGGGCATGTCGGGTTCTATCTGCGTCACGACGACGAGCGCGTGTACCTGTTCGGCGGCAATCAACTCGAAGAAGTGCGTGAACTTGCGTATCCGGTAAGCGAGGTGATCGGATACCGGTGGCCGGACGCGGGCTGA
- the glmS gene encoding glutamine--fructose-6-phosphate transaminase (isomerizing), which translates to MCGIVGAVAQRNIVPVLLEGLRRLEYRGYDSCGVATVVDGQARRERSVSRVADLDAHVRSAGLSGSTGIAHTRWATHGAPATCNAHPIFSRDEIALVHNGIIENHETLRRQLSDENYHFDGQTDTEVVAHLIHSKYRGDLLAAVRDATSQLHGAYAIAVFSKHEPQRLIGARVGSPLVVGLKDDECFLASDALALAGITDRFIFLEEGDIVELTPGGVRILERGGTPVERPVQTVSSAQAAVELGPYRHFMQKEIFEQPQAVAATIPDAGLFDPAIFGPDAARAFEQIDNVLILACGTSHYSGLTARRWLETIARLPAQVEIASEYRYSDALALPNTLVVSVSQSGETADTLAALKYAQALGHIDTLAICNVPTSAMMRQTGLRFLTRAGPEIGVASTKAFTTQLVALFILAVTLGRLRGYVDDAQLARYTTQLRRLPSALEDVLALEPQIERWAAEFSRHENALFLGRGLHYPIALEGALKLKEISYIHAEAYPAGELKHGPLALVTHAMPVATIAPNDALLEKLKSNMQEVRARGGQLYVFADADTRIDNGEGVSVLRMPDYYGLLSPILHVVPLQLLAYHAACLRGADIDKPRNLAKSVTVE; encoded by the coding sequence ATGTGTGGCATCGTCGGCGCGGTCGCGCAACGGAACATCGTTCCGGTTCTGCTTGAAGGTTTGCGCCGCCTTGAATATCGCGGCTACGATTCATGCGGCGTGGCGACCGTCGTCGACGGCCAGGCGCGCCGGGAGCGCAGTGTGTCGCGCGTCGCCGATCTCGATGCGCACGTGCGCAGCGCCGGGCTGTCCGGCAGCACCGGCATCGCGCACACCCGATGGGCCACGCATGGCGCGCCCGCAACCTGCAACGCGCATCCGATCTTCTCGCGCGACGAAATCGCGCTCGTGCACAACGGCATCATCGAGAACCACGAAACGTTGCGCAGGCAACTTTCCGACGAGAATTACCATTTCGACGGCCAGACCGACACCGAGGTCGTCGCCCATCTGATCCACAGCAAGTATCGCGGCGACCTGCTCGCCGCCGTGCGCGATGCGACGTCGCAGCTGCACGGCGCGTACGCGATCGCGGTGTTCAGCAAGCACGAGCCGCAGCGGCTGATCGGCGCGCGGGTCGGCTCGCCGCTCGTCGTCGGCCTGAAGGATGACGAATGCTTTCTCGCGTCCGACGCGCTCGCACTCGCCGGCATCACCGATCGCTTCATCTTTCTCGAGGAAGGCGACATCGTCGAATTGACGCCGGGCGGCGTGCGCATCCTCGAACGTGGCGGCACGCCGGTCGAGCGTCCGGTCCAGACCGTCTCGTCGGCGCAGGCCGCAGTCGAGCTCGGGCCTTATCGCCATTTCATGCAGAAGGAAATTTTCGAGCAGCCGCAGGCCGTGGCCGCGACGATTCCCGATGCGGGGCTGTTCGATCCCGCGATATTCGGCCCGGATGCCGCGCGCGCGTTCGAACAGATCGACAACGTGCTGATTCTCGCGTGCGGCACGAGTCACTATTCCGGCCTGACCGCGCGCCGCTGGCTCGAGACGATCGCGCGCCTGCCCGCGCAGGTCGAGATCGCGAGTGAATACCGTTACAGCGACGCGCTCGCGTTGCCGAATACGCTGGTCGTCAGCGTATCGCAATCCGGCGAGACCGCCGACACGCTCGCCGCGCTCAAGTATGCGCAGGCACTCGGCCACATCGATACGCTGGCGATCTGCAACGTGCCGACCAGCGCAATGATGCGCCAGACCGGACTGCGGTTCCTGACGCGCGCCGGCCCGGAAATCGGCGTCGCGTCGACCAAGGCGTTCACGACGCAGCTCGTCGCGCTGTTCATACTCGCGGTGACGCTCGGCCGGCTGCGCGGCTACGTCGACGATGCGCAGCTCGCGCGTTACACGACGCAGTTGCGGCGGCTGCCGAGCGCGCTCGAGGACGTGCTCGCGCTCGAGCCGCAGATCGAGCGCTGGGCCGCGGAATTCTCGCGGCACGAGAACGCGCTGTTCCTCGGGCGCGGGCTGCATTACCCGATCGCGCTCGAAGGGGCGCTGAAGCTGAAGGAGATTTCGTACATCCACGCGGAAGCGTATCCGGCCGGCGAACTGAAGCACGGGCCGCTCGCGCTCGTGACGCATGCGATGCCGGTCGCAACGATCGCGCCGAACGACGCGCTGCTCGAGAAGCTCAAGTCGAACATGCAGGAAGTGCGCGCGCGGGGCGGGCAGCTTTACGTATTCGCGGATGCCGATACACGGATCGACAACGGTGAAGGCGTGTCGGTGCTGCGAATGCCGGATTACTACGGGCTGCTGTCGCCGATTCTGCACGTCGTGCCGTTGCAGCTGCTTGCGTATCACGCGGCCTGCCTGCGCGGCGCGGATATCGACAAGCCGAGGAATCTCGCGAAATCGGTGACGGTCGAGTGA